In Gammaproteobacteria bacterium, a genomic segment contains:
- a CDS encoding ABC transporter ATP-binding protein, whose translation MTVQQNRESIITASGLGKQVETASGALTILKGIDLEIAGGESVAIVGASGSGKSTLIGLLAGLDLATEGDISLDGQSLAALDEDGRAALRSNRVGFVFQSFQLIDSLTAMENVMLPLELAGNPDPAAEAAQWLQRVGLTSRVNHYPNQLSGGEQQRVAIARAFASHPQILFADEPTGNLDTATGHHIIELLFELNRQVGTTLVLVTHDPALAGQCDRFIELEGGQLLRQGTNK comes from the coding sequence ATGACTGTACAACAGAATCGTGAGTCAATCATAACGGCCTCGGGTTTGGGCAAACAAGTGGAAACGGCGTCCGGTGCACTGACAATACTCAAGGGCATTGACCTCGAGATTGCCGGTGGCGAGAGTGTTGCCATTGTCGGCGCCTCCGGCTCGGGCAAGTCCACGTTGATTGGCTTGCTGGCCGGGCTGGATCTGGCGACGGAGGGTGATATCAGCCTGGATGGCCAGTCATTGGCAGCGCTTGATGAAGACGGGCGTGCGGCGCTGCGCAGTAACCGCGTTGGTTTTGTGTTTCAGTCGTTCCAGTTGATCGATTCCCTGACAGCCATGGAAAATGTGATGTTGCCACTGGAACTGGCCGGTAACCCGGATCCGGCTGCCGAGGCGGCGCAATGGTTGCAGCGAGTCGGGCTGACATCGCGCGTGAATCACTACCCGAACCAGTTGTCCGGCGGTGAACAACAGCGCGTGGCCATCGCCCGGGCGTTTGCCTCGCATCCGCAGATACTGTTTGCCGATGAGCCTACCGGCAATCTTGATACCGCAACCGGTCACCATATTATTGAATTGCTGTTTGAGTTGAACCGGCAGGTCGGCACGACGCTGGTACTGGTAACGCACGATCCGGCGCTGGCCGGGCAATGCGATCGCTTCATTGAGCTTGAAGGCGGCCAGTTGCTTCGCCAGGGAACAAACAAATGA